In Schistocerca cancellata isolate TAMUIC-IGC-003103 chromosome 7, iqSchCanc2.1, whole genome shotgun sequence, a genomic segment contains:
- the LOC126092385 gene encoding uncharacterized protein LOC126092385, whose protein sequence is MYLSVKFTFFLKLWKQTVAQLLWVNWNMPPVCKKKIGPAGYQKYSETSLQKAVSDVKARKLSLRNAPKNYGIPPSTLSRKLNNKNPLKMGGQTVFSLEEEKTLVSGLFKCAEWDQPLTTSEIRDTVKSYMGRRGRVEKRFEDNRPGYEWVKILLSCHHSLLSV, encoded by the exons atgtatttAAGTGTAAAGTTTACCTTTTTTCTAAAACTCTGGAAACAAACTGTTGCACAGCTACTCTG GGTGAATTGGAACATGCCACCGGTATGCAAAAAGAAGATTGGGCCAGCTGGCTATCAAAAATACAGCGAGACAAGCCTGCAGAAAGCTGTCAGTGATGTCAAGGCACGTAAATTATCACTCAGGAATGCACCCAAAAATTATGGTATACCACCTAGTACACTTTCAAggaaattaaataacaaaaatccTTTAAAAATGGGTGGACAAACTGTTTTTAGTTTAGAAGAAGAGAAGACATTAGTCAGTGGATTATTTAAATGTGCAGAATGGGATCAGCCATTAACGACAAGTGAGATAAGGGATACTGTAAAGAGCTACATGGGCCGGAGGGGAAGAGTGGAAAAGAGGTTTGAAGACAATAGGCCTGGATATGAGTGGGTGAAAATTCTGCTTTCATGTCACCACAGTCTTCTCTCCGTTTGA